Proteins encoded together in one Microplitis mediator isolate UGA2020A chromosome 7, iyMicMedi2.1, whole genome shotgun sequence window:
- the LOC130671449 gene encoding uncharacterized protein LOC130671449, translated as MEEDFKNNQNDSLLAKIRDIKNLTGTRFSDVILASLSANLHKYFWQIGETAPKNLTVVIPTRMTAPSQKLTFKNRFSVGLLPLCISEVNGIYCGRPTDDPRKLLDRLRDVSKSYRKLRSDPDYLVNYWVMTWLSAALPEVFLRPFLKSYSTMIFSNLPGPQAVAILGHTLKKIAFWIPHRGTTGIGFSFLTYNGNVHLSLIADEAVVTEEMNLDDILKGTVNDIKRLHDNITLPCFAKSFLNNADAPIETGIVKKYRLVIYVDI; from the exons ATGGAAGAGGATTTCAAAAACAATCAAAATGACAGTCTTCTTGCGAAAATAAgagacataaaaaatttgacaggtACAAGATTTAGTGACGTCATTCTCGCTTCTCTATCAGCAAATCTGCATAAATATTTCTGGCAG ATTGGTGAAACGGCGCCGAAAAATTTGACAGTAGTAATTCCGACGAGAATGACAGCGCCAAGTCAAAAATTAACTTTCAAAAATCGTTTTTCTGTTGGACTGTTACCTCTTTGCATTTCTGAAGTTAATGGAATTTATTGTGGCCGTCCAACTGATGATCCTAGAAAGTTACTTGATCGTTTACGGGACGTATCAAAGTCTTATAGAAAATTACGAAGTGATCCAGATTATTTAGTTAACTACTGGGTAATGACATGGTTGTCAGCTGCATTACCTGAAGTATTTCTCAGGCCGTTTCTTAAAAGTTACAGTACTATGATCTTTAGCAATTTGCCAGGACCACAAGCGGTGGCGATTTTAGGtcatacattaaaaaaaattgcattttgGATTCCCCATAG gGGAACAACAGGTATAGGCTTTTCATTCTTAACATACAATGGCAATGTTCATCTTTCATTGATAGCTGATGAAGCTGTGGTAACTGAAGAAATGAATCTTGATGACATTCTCAAAGGGACTGTCAATGACATCAAAAGACTTCATGACAACATTACTCTACCTTGTTtcgcaaaatcatttttaaataacgcAGATGCACCCATAGAAACAGGTATTGTGAAAAAGTATAGATTAgttatatatgtagatatttaa
- the LOC130670793 gene encoding uncharacterized protein LOC130670793 — MSTIQFVKKLLHNNIMDVPELFRSINLWSFVWETFGNASMTYDMASNCNGTKSNEVNEFNLFENPAKLGILTGLLIALYAESKFFPAKFDNYIESKLKTIAFMILNMTSFLIIAPFIAAPLTAFFIYRQIIKLVLKITMGKKFAGLLEGTNCVWAIEDSSALSVINVLGVLELDSLSTNSLNIIDDFRTLIKDRLLSKNYDKLFWTRDKKYGYWFWKISDDINLQERVRWLDIDHNKCEGTCNDVYGGYLKEIISGESNKPLPENHSAGWEILIGQNCQSYEFQGVDEDKNNIELKRTVILVFRVHHCLGDGVALMRLLLEAIADSSNYKIKAHSAFTDEEKIKILNSNPSNFLTVPKLRRHSSICGTLKYSSDIIYYSSDILSASMPFAVRISLSRVFKGLKKYLKIKWWLLTSLTTAEIKMEVIKNLKELKVIIINILYTLKKMLQNITALILIPNCLWRQACLSMDNSALHGPVLSGDKRISCWMEEDFKDNQNDSLLAKIRDIKNLTGTRFSDVILASLSANLHKYFWQIGETAPKNLTVVIPTRMTAPSQKLTFKNRFSVGLLPLCISEVNGIYCGHPTDDPRKLLERLRDVSKSYRKLQSDPDYLFNYWVMTWLSAALPEVFLRPFLKSYSTMIFSNLPGPQAVAILGHTLKKIAFWIPHRGTTGIGFSFLTYDGNVHLSLIADKAVVTEEMNLDDILKGTVNDIKRLHDNITLPCFAKSFLNNADAPMETDFGVR; from the exons ATGTCGACAATTCAGTTTGTAAAAAAACTACTTCATAATAACATC atGGACGTACCAGAATTATTTAGGTCAATAAATTTATGGAGTTTTGTCTGGGAAACATTCGGAAATGCATCGATGACTTACGATATGGCATCCAACTGCAATGGGACTAAATCGAATGAAGTCAATGAGTTTAATCTTTTTGAAAATCCCGCTAAATTAGGAATACTTACTGGACTCTTAATAGCTTTGTATGCTGAATCTAAGTTTTTTCCCGCCAag tttgacAATTACAtagagtcaaaattaaaaactattgCCTTTATGATATTAAACATGacttcttttttaattatcgccCCTTTTATTGCCGCACCATTGactgcattttttatttaccgccaaattattaaattagtattaaaaattaccatgggaaaaaaatttgcgggCTTGTTGGAAGGAACCAATTGTGTATGGGCTATAGAAGATTCGTCAGCTTTGTCAGTCATAAATGTCCTCGGTGTTTTAGAATTAGACTCACTGAGCACCAATAGTCTAAATATCATTGACGACTTTAGGACTTTGATTAAAGATCGATTGCtatcaaaaaattacgataaacTATTTTGGACGCGTGACAAAAAATATGGATATTGGTTTTGGAAAATAAGTGATGACATAAATTTACAGGAACGTGTTCGCTGGCTAGATATTGATCACAATAAATGTGAGGGAACTTGCAATGACGTTTATGGgggatatttaaaagaaataatttcggGTGAAAGTAATAAACCACTTCCTGAAAATCATTCTGCTGGGTGGGAAATTTTAATTGGACAAAATTGTCAGTCTTATGAATTCCAAGGAGTTGAtgaggataaaaataatattgaattaaaaagaacTGTTATACTAGTATTTCGGGTCCATCATTGTCTTGGAGACGGTGTTGCTCTAATGAGACTTTTACTGGAAGCGATTGCAGACtcatcaaattataaaataaaagctcaCTCGGCATTCAcggatgaagaaaaaataaaaatattgaatagtAACCCAAGTAATTTTCTAACTGTACCGAAACTCCGAAGACATTCGTCAATTTGTGGGACTCTGAAATATTCGTCagacattatttattattcttctgATATATTGAGTGCTTCGATGCCTTTCGCTGTAAGAATTTCTTTGAGCCGAGTCTTCAAAGGCttgaagaaatatttaaagatcAAGTGGTGGTTATTAACTAGTCTTACAACAGCGGAAATTAAAATggaagttataaaaaatttgaaagagtTGAAAGTTATTATCATCAACATCTTGtacacattaaaaaaaatgttacaaAATATAACGGCGTTGATACTAATACCGAATTGTCTTTGGCGACAAGCTTGTCTGAGTATGGATAACAG tgcTCTCCACGGTCCAGTTTTAAGCGGAgataaaagaatttcttgttGGATGGAAGAGGATTTTAAAGACAATCAAAATGACAGTCTTCTTGCGAAAATAAgagacataaaaaatttgacaggtACAAGATTTAGTGACGTCATTCTCGCTTCTCTATCAGCAAATCTGCATAAATATTTCTGGCAG ATTGGTGAAACGGCGccaaaaaatttgacagtAGTAATTCCGACGAGAATGACAGCGCCAAGTCAAAAATTAACTTTCAAAAATCGTTTTTCTGTTGGACTGTTACCTCTTTGTATTTCTGAAGTTAATGGAATTTATTGTGGCCATCCAACTGATGATCCTAGAAAATTACTCGAACGTTTACGAGACGTATCAAAGTCTTATAGAAAATTACAAAGTGATccagattatttatttaactactGGGTAATGACATGGCTGTCAGCTGCATTACCTGAAGTATTTCTCAGGCCGTTTCTTAAAAGTTACAGTACTATGATCTTTAGCAATTTGCCAGGACCACAAGCGGTGGCGATTTTAGGtcatacattaaaaaaaattgcattttgGATTCCCCATAG gGGAACAACAGGTATAGGCTTTTCATTCTTAACATACGATGGCAATGTTCATCTTTCATTGATAGCTGATAAAGCTGTGGTAACTGAAGAAATGAATCTTGATGACATTCTTAAAGGGACTGTCAATGACATCAAAAGACTTCATGACAACATTACTCTCCCTTGTTTCgcgaaatcatttttaaataacgcAGATGCACCCATGGAAACAG atttCGGTGTGCGGTAA
- the LOC130670794 gene encoding uncharacterized protein LOC130670794 — protein MDVKSLVRKNNSYDGNDKSIAPNPNLNKKINNLRNTVSSLETSFKVSKDLEDIKSSRFRMIKLSNERLKDNLKESEKRNTNMLNLFRYNATDELPQSLKIQVKKSWNQKYDALLKLNDQLRRQIREKDALLHDKESQNASLQQKLLDIGDKLTQREELIKYICNKYINFKKRKNKEETLLRESIETLLHDALLEVNDHNNGTPSTSRMSLKPSKEALLAYEAKRSDRLARENYLLRTLVQKIKSNCHCHESSDSSACHSFRTDN, from the exons aTGGATGTTAAAAGTTtagtgagaaaaaataatagttatgATGGAAATGATAAATCTATAGCGCCAAAtcctaatttaaataaaaaaattaataatttgcgTAATACAGTTTCCTCGTTGGAGACGAGTTTCAAAGTATCGAAGGATTTAGAAGATATAAAATCGTCGCGATTTAGGATGATAAAACTATCTAATGAAAGATTGAAAGATAACTTGAAAGAATCAGAAAAACGAAATACAAATATGCTTA aCTTATTTCGGTACAATGCTACGGATGAATTACCacagagtttaaaaattcaagttaaaaaatcatGGAATCAGAA gtATGATgctttattgaaattaaatgatCAATTAAGACGACAAATACGAGAAAAAGATGCTCTATTGCACGATAAGGAAAGTCAG aacgCTTCATTACAACAAAAATTACTTGACATTGGAGATAAATTGACCCAACGAGAAGAATTAATAAAGTATAtttgcaataaatatataaattttaagaaacgtaaaaataaagaagaaaCTCTTTTACGCGAATCAATTGAAACGTTATTACATGATGCCTTATTAGAAGTAAATGATCATAATAATGGTACACCTTCTACGTCGCGAATGTCTTTAAAACCTAGTAAAGAAGCTTTGCTGGCTTATGAAGCAAAAAGAAGTGATCGATTAGCTCGTGAAAATTATCTTTTGCGTACTCttgttcaaaaaataaaaagtaattgccACTGTCATGAAAGTTCCGATTCAAGTGCTTGTCATTCTTTTCGCACAGACAATTGA